In candidate division KSB1 bacterium, one genomic interval encodes:
- the folE gene encoding GTP cyclohydrolase I FolE: MIDKPKIETAVRMILEAVGEDINRPGLVDTPRRVADMYEEIFAGLGTDPQHELKLYPTEHSEMIIHRDIPFYSMCEHHLLPFWGFCSIAYIPHESRITGFSSLARIVRSNAQRPQIQETMVADIADAIMRNVKPMGVFVVIRAQHLCLMMRGEKVHGSWTVTSAVRGAMHKEATRLEALHLMDGH, encoded by the coding sequence GTGATCGACAAACCGAAAATCGAGACCGCGGTTCGGATGATACTCGAAGCGGTCGGCGAGGACATCAATCGTCCCGGCCTGGTGGACACGCCGCGCCGCGTCGCGGACATGTATGAAGAGATCTTTGCCGGACTTGGCACCGATCCTCAGCACGAATTGAAGCTGTATCCGACCGAGCACAGTGAGATGATCATCCATCGGGATATTCCGTTTTACTCGATGTGTGAACACCACCTGCTGCCGTTCTGGGGATTCTGTTCGATTGCGTATATTCCGCATGAGTCGCGGATCACGGGCTTTTCGTCACTGGCGCGGATCGTCCGCTCGAACGCGCAGCGGCCGCAGATTCAGGAGACGATGGTGGCGGACATCGCGGATGCGATCATGCGCAACGTCAAGCCGATGGGCGTTTTCGTGGTGATCCGCGCGCAGCATCTCTGTCTGATGATGCGCGGCGAAAAGGTTCACGGCAGTTGGACCGTCACGTCGGCGGTGCGCGGGGCGATGCACAAAGAGGCGACCCGTCTTGAAGCACTGCACTTGATGGATGGGCACTGA
- the tilS gene encoding tRNA lysidine(34) synthetase TilS, producing MIDPVEMVRAAIAKYCRPQDRLLLAVSGGPDSMGMLEAVSRIHQNAVVVHVDHRIRPKSSEEYEIVRKLSDTHVLASGTVRVNVPQLATMRGLSMEHAARLARYSVLEQQADLHGANWILTGHTLDDCAETVLMRMLSGAPWYEWTGIPEQRGRILRPMLRVSRRELHDWVRESGLVYVTDESNSDSSHRRNALRERLRALPSYWTDERMLKFVEAANSLAHHLAASRTAAYAVSIIPATATDPCERGLEIDLILSYFTSLGFLAVEEAWARLTNRPDARLSSAYRRQIRDVLTSTAPETELALPANLRLLKRGRIAWLICGQAPQIDQAVSESATEFRQLGCELLLESVSAARLDEFRVRNWRPGDRVRQPGRPLKKVSSILAERKLSPLARARALVLCDSAGPLCLLSRQSFESEIEPRPGAPRLRVRWTCN from the coding sequence ATGATCGATCCTGTCGAGATGGTCCGGGCCGCGATTGCCAAATACTGCCGCCCGCAGGATCGCCTGCTGTTGGCCGTATCCGGCGGGCCGGACTCGATGGGCATGCTGGAGGCCGTCTCCAGAATTCATCAGAACGCCGTTGTAGTTCATGTTGACCATCGTATTAGACCTAAATCTTCTGAAGAGTACGAAATAGTCAGAAAATTGTCAGATACACACGTACTTGCATCAGGGACGGTCCGGGTGAATGTCCCACAACTGGCAACGATGCGTGGCCTCAGCATGGAACACGCAGCGCGACTGGCGCGATATTCGGTCTTGGAACAGCAGGCGGATTTGCACGGCGCGAACTGGATTTTGACCGGTCACACGCTTGACGACTGCGCCGAAACCGTCCTCATGCGGATGCTGAGCGGCGCCCCGTGGTACGAATGGACCGGGATTCCGGAGCAACGAGGCCGGATTCTGCGGCCGATGTTGCGGGTTTCACGTCGCGAGCTTCACGACTGGGTGCGCGAATCCGGACTGGTCTATGTTACAGACGAAAGTAACTCGGATTCCAGCCATCGGCGTAATGCGCTGCGGGAACGCCTGCGTGCCTTGCCATCGTACTGGACAGATGAACGTATGCTCAAGTTCGTCGAGGCCGCGAATTCGCTGGCCCACCACCTTGCTGCCTCGCGGACGGCCGCCTACGCCGTCTCCATCATTCCGGCCACGGCAACGGACCCATGCGAGCGTGGTCTTGAAATTGACCTGATTTTAAGCTATTTTACAAGTTTAGGCTTCCTCGCGGTGGAAGAGGCCTGGGCGCGGCTGACGAATCGACCGGATGCCCGCCTCTCGTCGGCCTACCGACGGCAGATCCGCGATGTCTTGACCTCGACCGCCCCTGAGACCGAATTGGCGCTGCCGGCGAATCTGCGTCTGCTCAAGCGCGGCCGCATCGCGTGGTTAATTTGCGGGCAGGCGCCCCAGATCGATCAAGCGGTCTCCGAGTCGGCCACGGAGTTCCGGCAGTTGGGTTGCGAGTTACTTTTGGAATCAGTTTCAGCCGCAAGGCTCGACGAGTTTCGCGTTCGGAATTGGCGTCCGGGTGACCGCGTGCGCCAGCCGGGCCGACCCCTCAAGAAAGTCTCGTCGATTCTGGCGGAGCGCAAGCTAAGTCCCTTGGCGCGCGCACGCGCGCTGGTGCTATGTGATTCCGCGGGACCGTTGTGCCTGCTGAGTCGGCAGTCGTTCGAGAGCGAAATAGAGCCGCGGCCCGGTGCGCCGCGCCTCCGCGTAAGGTGGACATGCAACTAA
- a CDS encoding ATP-dependent metallopeptidase FtsH/Yme1/Tma family protein — translation MEWRRATRTLYVFVLLVLGFIVVSQLVGHRAEEVEVKYYFFEDRVTAGEVREAVIVGRTLHGTYKDGGKFRTTLPMLVDSELLGHWRDSGVALDFRAEKPDLGSYLLSLLPWILIIGFTVFMLRRMQGVGPKGLFSFGKSKARLVTESKTKVTFSDVAGVDEAKEELREIIEFLKNPRKFARLGGRIPRGVLLLGPPGTGKTLLAKAVAGEAGVPFFSISGAEFVEMFVGVGASRVRDLFETGKKHAPCIIFIDEIDAVGRQRGAGLGGGHDEREQTLNQLLIEMDGFEENDGVILIAATNRPDILDSALLRPGRFDRQIVVDRPDVRGRQGILKVHAKNKPLAEGVDLEIIAKGTPGMAGAELSNLMNEAALIAARRNADKITLNDLEAAKDKVTMGIERKSLVISPEEKKSTAYHEAGHVIVSKYTEGQDPVHKVTIIPRGQALGLTHYVPLDDKHSYSRSYLEGRLAILMGGRAAEWLTFGDYTTGAANDLKRATEMAKRMVTQWGMSDALGPLTYGQKSDEVFLGRDYTHIQDYSDDTARQIDEAVRLVVERAATSAESILARERDRLNRLALTLVERESLDAREIDEVLGLTPVTDDGLLQAARAGEAAKQA, via the coding sequence ATCGAGTGGCGCCGGGCGACGCGCACGTTGTATGTATTCGTGTTGTTGGTGCTCGGGTTCATTGTCGTGTCGCAGCTCGTCGGCCATCGCGCTGAGGAAGTGGAAGTCAAGTACTACTTCTTCGAGGACCGCGTTACGGCGGGCGAGGTCCGCGAAGCTGTGATTGTCGGGCGCACGCTTCACGGGACGTACAAGGATGGCGGCAAGTTCCGCACGACATTGCCGATGCTGGTAGATTCGGAACTGCTCGGCCACTGGCGCGACAGCGGAGTGGCGCTGGACTTTCGCGCGGAGAAACCCGATCTCGGCAGTTATCTGTTGAGCTTGTTGCCGTGGATTCTGATCATTGGATTCACCGTGTTCATGTTGCGGCGCATGCAGGGTGTGGGTCCGAAAGGGCTGTTTTCGTTCGGCAAGAGCAAGGCTCGCCTGGTTACCGAGTCGAAGACCAAGGTTACGTTCTCCGATGTTGCCGGAGTGGATGAAGCGAAAGAAGAGCTTCGCGAGATCATCGAGTTTCTGAAGAACCCGCGGAAGTTCGCGCGGCTCGGCGGACGAATTCCACGCGGTGTGCTTCTGCTTGGCCCTCCCGGAACCGGCAAGACGCTGCTGGCGAAGGCGGTCGCCGGGGAGGCCGGCGTGCCGTTCTTTTCCATCAGCGGCGCGGAGTTTGTTGAGATGTTCGTCGGCGTCGGGGCGAGTCGGGTCCGGGATCTGTTTGAAACCGGGAAGAAGCACGCGCCGTGTATCATCTTTATCGACGAGATTGACGCCGTGGGTCGCCAGCGCGGTGCGGGTCTGGGGGGCGGCCACGATGAGCGCGAGCAGACGCTGAATCAGCTCTTGATCGAGATGGACGGTTTCGAGGAGAACGACGGCGTGATCTTGATTGCCGCGACGAATCGGCCGGACATATTGGATTCGGCGCTGTTGCGTCCCGGTCGTTTTGACCGGCAGATCGTGGTGGATCGTCCCGATGTCCGCGGCCGACAGGGGATCTTGAAAGTCCATGCGAAGAACAAGCCGCTTGCCGAAGGCGTGGACCTCGAGATTATCGCCAAGGGCACTCCGGGAATGGCGGGCGCGGAGCTTTCCAATCTGATGAACGAGGCGGCCTTGATCGCCGCCCGGCGCAATGCGGACAAGATTACGCTGAACGATCTTGAGGCGGCAAAGGACAAGGTGACCATGGGCATTGAGCGCAAGTCGCTGGTCATCTCACCGGAAGAGAAGAAATCCACGGCTTATCATGAGGCCGGCCATGTGATTGTTTCCAAGTACACCGAGGGCCAGGACCCTGTGCACAAGGTGACGATTATTCCGCGCGGTCAGGCGCTCGGATTGACGCACTATGTTCCGCTGGATGACAAGCACTCGTATTCGCGGAGCTATCTCGAGGGCCGGTTGGCCATCCTGATGGGCGGGCGCGCCGCGGAGTGGTTGACATTTGGCGACTACACGACGGGCGCGGCCAATGATCTCAAGCGCGCGACGGAAATGGCCAAGCGCATGGTGACGCAGTGGGGCATGTCGGATGCGCTCGGTCCGCTCACGTACGGGCAGAAGAGCGACGAGGTGTTTTTGGGGCGCGACTACACGCATATTCAGGATTACAGCGACGATACCGCGCGTCAGATCGACGAAGCGGTGCGGCTCGTGGTGGAGCGCGCCGCGACGTCCGCCGAGAGTATTCTAGCTCGCGAGCGCGATCGACTGAATCGGCTGGCGTTGACGCTGGTCGAACGCGAGTCGCTTGATGCGCGGGAGATCGACGAAGTCCTGGGGCTCACGCCCGTAACGGACGACGGCCTGTTGCAGGCCGCGCGCGCCGGCGAAGCGGCGAAACAGGCATAG
- a CDS encoding hypoxanthine phosphoribosyltransferase, which produces MQLSQMVIEHGPETIGEAPYCFRRFISSERIQNEVRRLGQELSRDFAGRDPVLIGVLNGCFLFMADLSRELRVEVSIDFVKLSSYRDGMQAGRLNLDKNVGLDIAGRHVILVEDIVDTGNSLDFLRTHIRGLGVASLSMVAMFVKESAIRLNRQPEYTGLVIPDDFVVGYGLDHGGRWRQLADLYVLIPHEDQA; this is translated from the coding sequence ATGCAACTAAGTCAGATGGTGATCGAGCACGGTCCGGAGACCATCGGCGAAGCGCCGTATTGCTTTCGCCGCTTCATCAGCTCCGAGCGGATTCAGAACGAGGTTCGCCGACTGGGCCAGGAGCTTTCTCGCGACTTTGCGGGCCGCGATCCGGTACTGATTGGAGTGTTGAACGGCTGTTTCTTGTTTATGGCGGATCTCAGCCGCGAGTTGCGTGTCGAGGTATCGATTGATTTCGTGAAGCTCTCGAGTTATCGCGACGGCATGCAGGCCGGCCGCCTCAATCTCGATAAGAACGTGGGGCTGGACATCGCGGGTCGGCACGTGATTTTGGTCGAGGACATCGTGGATACGGGCAATTCGCTGGATTTTCTGCGCACGCATATTCGCGGACTGGGTGTGGCGAGTCTCTCGATGGTCGCGATGTTTGTGAAGGAGTCGGCGATTCGCCTGAACCGGCAACCGGAGTACACCGGCCTGGTCATTCCGGATGATTTCGTCGTGGGCTACGGTTTAGATCATGGCGGCCGTTGGCGACAGCTGGCCGATTTGTACGTGCTCATTCCGCACGAGGACCAAGCGTGA